In Pirellulales bacterium, one DNA window encodes the following:
- a CDS encoding lipase family protein encodes MSRTPDHRETPLPFHPNEPSFNRTNALYLAHASDVAYHRSPGRAADERLGLKTVAFRHKVTRTRGFLGVCDTHAILAFRGTDPVTLPNWLTDVVVRLVECGEYEGRVHHGFSSVLRRSWGQIESILEEAQDKPLFVTGHSMGGALAVLTAWRLATLGRPPVATYTFGAPRVGDATFCSGYALPTYRVVNRLDIVPEVPLTSVKRLLPKRALSTDQKLLRRLKEMAEQAPCYGHVNTLVYIDRDGAITLDADIEPWHKQAVARAIATRGKSFLQGITDHLISNYIHGLEQRQISHPPPSPSRRTRAR; translated from the coding sequence ATGTCACGCACTCCCGATCATCGCGAAACGCCGCTGCCATTCCATCCGAACGAACCGTCGTTCAACCGCACCAACGCCCTCTACCTGGCGCACGCGTCGGACGTTGCCTATCACCGCTCCCCTGGTCGTGCCGCTGACGAGCGGCTGGGGCTGAAGACGGTTGCGTTCCGCCACAAGGTCACGCGTACCCGTGGGTTTCTGGGCGTTTGCGACACGCACGCCATCCTCGCCTTCCGCGGCACGGATCCCGTGACGCTGCCCAACTGGCTGACGGACGTCGTCGTGCGGCTGGTCGAGTGCGGCGAATACGAAGGCCGCGTCCATCACGGATTCAGTTCCGTGCTCCGCCGCAGTTGGGGCCAGATCGAAAGCATTCTGGAAGAAGCGCAGGACAAGCCGCTGTTCGTCACCGGCCATTCGATGGGCGGCGCCTTGGCAGTGCTGACCGCCTGGCGCCTGGCAACGCTGGGCCGCCCGCCGGTCGCGACATATACGTTCGGCGCGCCGCGCGTCGGCGATGCGACCTTTTGTTCCGGCTACGCGCTGCCCACCTACCGCGTTGTCAATCGCCTCGACATCGTGCCCGAAGTGCCGCTGACGTCGGTCAAGCGGCTGCTGCCCAAACGGGCCTTATCGACAGATCAAAAGCTGCTTCGCCGCCTGAAGGAGATGGCCGAGCAAGCTCCCTGTTACGGCCATGTGAACACGCTCGTGTACATCGATCGCGACGGCGCCATCACCCTCGACGCCGACATCGAACCCTGGCACAAGCAAGCCGTCGCCCGCGCCATCGCCACTCGCGGCAAAAGCTTTCTACAAGGCATCACCGACCACCTCATCTCGAACTACATCCACGGCCTCGAGCAGCGGCAGATCAGCCACCCTCCCCCCAGCCCCAGCCGCCGCACCCGCGCACGGTGA